In a genomic window of Phaenicophaeus curvirostris isolate KB17595 chromosome Z, BPBGC_Pcur_1.0, whole genome shotgun sequence:
- the GCNT4 gene encoding beta-1,3-galactosyl-O-glycosyl-glycoprotein beta-1,6-N-acetylglucosaminyltransferase 4, with the protein MKRHKCPYKCPTRRKILILCVTGWLIALLKLLHVERHFFPSKGIYLVEHFLSTSSYVRNRYSYLRSEFHYEINCSSIYEQDPHEIGKSLEIRRKEIIDLADEDVMAMTSDCHVYYSLRKYDLKPVSPEEESFPIAYSLVVHKDAVMVERLIHSLYSHHNIYCIHYDQKAAKSFKSAMKNLAKCFPNIFIASKLETVDYAHISRLQADFNCLSDLMDSSVPWKYVINLCGQDFPLRSNFELVAELKKLGGGNMLETVKPSSSKRERFTYHYELMKVPYEYMQMPVKTNISKNPPPHNIEVFVGSAYFVLSRAFIKYTLESSLAKDFFEWSKDTYSPDEHFWATLVRVPGVPGEVPRSAQDITDLQSKTRLVKWNYLEDHLYPPCTGTHLRSVCIYGAAELRWLLNYGHWFANKFDSKVDPVLVKCLAEKLAERQKEWVYLSSDKYFLHINSMNALL; encoded by the coding sequence ATGAAGAGACACAAGTGTCCCTACAAATGTCCCACACGAAGGAAGATCTTGATCCTGTGTGTTACGGGGTGGCTGATTGCACTGCTGAAGCTCCTTCATGTTGAAAGACACTTTTTTCCCTCTAAGGGCATTTATTTGGTTGAACACTTCTTGAGCACTTCTTCTTACGTTAGAAACAGGTATTCCTATCTTAGAAGTGAGTTCCACTATGAAATCAATTGTTCGTCTATATATGAACAAGATCCCCATGAAATTGGCAAGAGTTTAGagataagaagaaaagagatcATTGATTTAGCTGATGAAGATGTCATGGCAATGACGAGCGATTGCCATGTGTATTATTCACTTAGGAAATATGACTTGAAACCTGTTTCTCCCGAGGAAGAGAGTTTTCCAATTGCCTATTCTTTGGTTGTTCACAAAGATGCAGTAATGGTAGAAAGGCTTATCCACTCACTGTACAGTCATCACAATATTTACTGCATCCATTATgaccaaaaagcagcaaaaagttTCAAATCTGCTATGAAAAATCTAGCTAAATGTTTCCctaatattttcattgcatCAAAACTGGAGACAGTGGATTATGCACATATTTCACGGCTTCAAGCAGATTTTAATTGTTTATCCGATTTGATGGACTCCTCAGTTCCCTGGAAGTACGTTATTAATTTGTGTGGCCAAGATTTCCCTTTGAGGTCAAATTTTGAGTTGGTTGCTGAACTGAAGAAACTTGGTGGAGGAAACATGCTGGAAACTGTAAAGCCAAGCAGTAGCAAAAGAGAACGATTTACTTATCACTATGAACTTATGAAAGTGCCTTATGAATACATGCAAATGCCTGTAAAAACCAACATTTCCAAGAATCCACCACCTCATAATATTGAGGTATTTGTTGGCAGTGCCTATTTTGTTTTAAGCCGAGCGTTTATTAAATACACCCTTGAAAGCTCTCttgcaaaagatttttttgagtGGTCAAAGGATACATACTCTCCAGATGAACATTTCTGGGCCACTCTTGTACGTGTTCCTGGGGTCCCTGGAGAAGTTCCAAGGTCAGCTCAGGACATAACagacctgcaaagcaaaactcGTCTGGTGAAATGGAATTATCTTGAAGACCATTTGTATCCTCCCTGCACCGGTACACACCTTCGCAGTGTCTGCATCTATGGGGCCGCAGAATTAAGATGGCTTCTGAATTATGGGCATTGGTTTGCCAACAAGTTTGATTCCAAAGTAGACCCTGTCCTGGTAAAATGCTTGGCAGAAAAACTAGCAGAACGACAGAAAGAATGGGTGTATTTATCCTCTGACAAATACTTTCTGCACATAAATTCTATGAATGCCTTGCTATAA